Proteins encoded by one window of Leishmania infantum JPCM5 genome chromosome 32:
- a CDS encoding putative cytochrome-b5 reductase — MVKLLTLGAAAALGAAFHTHTSSQRMAAECAAKKEVFTTKFKPFVLGEVLNLAEDVAIFRFLLNDPSDVFDLVPCSTLQAHFKEGANMVDQPMRFYTPITPNGTKGYFDLLVKKQRPGRFTEHLFSMDVGESLLFRAIQYKLTYKKNRWTDVGMICGGTGLCPILQFMNASLDTEGDSTKLRMLFANRSENKILLKGLLDEKAREHKDRLQIFYTVDNFDDPNMIANPVYKKGTPLTVDVASQPSTSPDGRKYFHGFKGYIDVPMLQATMPRPSPSTLLLVCGPDPMMVKVVGAAPMVLRAMSGGLAYQPSGAVLNNAADVSGFLGTLGYQKEMVYRF, encoded by the coding sequence ATGGTCAAGCTCCTGACTCttggcgccgcagctgccctCGGCGCTGCTTTTCACACCCACACGTCCTCCCAGCGCATGGCGGCCGAGTGCGCTGCGAAGAAGGAGGTCTTCACGACCAAGTTCAAGCCCTTTGTACTGGGCGAGGTGCTCAACCTGGCTGAGGATGTCGCTATCTTCCGCTTTCTGCTGAACGACCCGAGCGACGTGTTCGACCTCGTGCCGTGCAGCACGCTGCAGGCACACTTCAAGGAGGGCGCGAACATGGTGGATCAGCCGATGCGCTTTTACACCCCCATCACGCCGAACGGAACGAAGGGCTACTTTGACCTTCTCGTCAAGAAGCAGCGGCCAGGCCGCTTCACCGAGCACCTCTTCTCCATGGACGTGGGTGAGTCGCTGCTGTTCCGTGCCATTCAGTACAAGCTAACGTACAAGAAGAATCGCTGGACCGATGTGGGCATGatctgcggcggcacaggcCTGTGCCCCATTCTGCAGTTCATGAACGCCTCTCTGGACACGGAGGGCGATTCGACGAAGCTTCGCATGCTCTTCGCCAACCGCTCAGAGAACAAGATCCTGCTCAAGGGCCTGCTTGATGAGAAGGCCCGCGAGCACAAGGATCGACTGCAGATCTTCTACACGGTGGACAACTTTGACGATCCGAACATGATCGCGAATCCAGTGTACAAGAAAGGCACTCCCTTGACGGTGGACGTCGCTAGCCAGCCGAGCACGAGCCCCGATGGCAGAAAGTACTTCCACGGCTTCAAGGGCTACATTGACGTGCCGATGTTGCAGGCGACGATGCCgaggccgtcgccgtcgacgctgctTCTCGTCTGCGGGCCAGACCCGATGATGGTGAAGGTggtcggcgcagcaccgaTGGTGCTGCGTGCCATGTCCGGTGGCCTCGCGTACCAGCCCTCAGGTGCGGTGCTGAACAACGCCGCGGATGTCTCCGGCTTCCTCGGCACCCTGGGCTACCAGAAGGAGATGGTCTACCGCTTCTGA